One window from the genome of Sphaerotilus microaerophilus encodes:
- a CDS encoding shikimate kinase, which translates to MPGAGKSTAGKHLAQALGVAFVDADHEIERRIGGSIRSFFETEGEVAFRDVEEQVISDLAQRPGQVLATGGGAVLRPANRQALREHTTVIYLRATPEELFRRLRHDTQRPLLQVADPLRRLRDLYRDRDPLYREVAQFIIETGRPSVATMVNMILMQLELAGLVDPAQVPATVGVRLPR; encoded by the coding sequence ATGCCCGGCGCCGGCAAATCCACGGCGGGCAAGCACCTTGCGCAGGCGCTGGGGGTGGCCTTCGTCGATGCTGACCACGAGATCGAGCGCCGCATCGGCGGGTCGATCCGGTCCTTCTTCGAAACCGAGGGCGAAGTCGCCTTCCGTGATGTGGAGGAGCAGGTCATTTCCGACCTGGCGCAGCGGCCGGGCCAGGTGCTGGCCACTGGCGGTGGCGCGGTGCTGCGGCCGGCCAACCGGCAGGCGCTGCGCGAACACACCACGGTGATCTACCTGCGCGCCACGCCGGAGGAGCTGTTCCGCCGGCTGCGGCACGACACCCAGCGCCCGTTGCTGCAGGTGGCCGACCCGCTGCGCCGGCTGCGCGATCTCTACCGTGACCGTGACCCGCTCTACCGCGAGGTGGCGCAGTTCATCATCGAAACCGGCCGGCCCTCGGTCGCGACGATGGTGAACATGATCCTGATGCAGCTGGAACTGGCCGGCCTGGTCGACCCGGCGCAGGTGCCTGCGACCGTGGGTGTGCGACTGCCGCGCTGA
- the aroB gene encoding 3-dehydroquinate synthase, giving the protein MSTASSAPPVSPLSVTAAQPAGNLRRTVPVSLGERSYDIVIGCGLLDDPTSWAGLPRSATALIVSNVTVAPLYADRLAAALAPLHRRVLRLELPDGEAHKNAAVLERIYDRLLGDACDRRTVLYALGGGVVGDMTGFAAACYMRGVPFVQVPTTLLAQVDSSVGGKTAINHPLGKNMIGAFYQPARVICDLDTLDTLAPRELSAGLAEVIKYGPIADAGFLDWIEANLAALMRRDKAALAHAVQRSCEIKAQVVGCDERESGLRAILNFGHTFGHAIEAGLGYGEWLHGEAVGCGMVMAADLSARLGLMPADFVARLKRVCERAGLPVRAPALGAERWLALMGLDKKAEGGEIRFVVIDRLGSARMQAAPESIVREVIAAHGGA; this is encoded by the coding sequence ATGTCGACCGCCTCCTCTGCCCCCCCGGTTTCACCCCTGTCAGTCACCGCAGCGCAGCCCGCTGGCAACCTGCGCCGCACCGTCCCGGTGTCGCTGGGCGAGCGCAGCTACGACATCGTCATTGGCTGCGGACTGCTCGACGATCCCACCAGCTGGGCCGGGCTGCCCAGGTCGGCGACGGCGCTGATCGTCAGCAACGTCACCGTCGCGCCGCTGTATGCCGATCGCCTGGCCGCCGCGCTGGCGCCGCTGCACCGCCGTGTCCTGCGACTGGAGTTGCCCGATGGCGAGGCGCACAAGAATGCCGCCGTGCTGGAGCGCATCTACGACCGCCTGCTCGGCGACGCCTGTGACCGCCGGACGGTGCTCTACGCGCTGGGTGGCGGCGTGGTGGGCGACATGACCGGCTTTGCCGCGGCCTGCTACATGCGCGGCGTGCCCTTCGTGCAGGTGCCGACCACGCTGCTGGCCCAGGTGGACTCGTCGGTGGGCGGCAAGACCGCGATCAACCACCCGCTGGGCAAGAACATGATCGGCGCGTTCTACCAGCCCGCGCGGGTGATCTGCGACCTGGACACGCTCGATACCCTGGCGCCGCGCGAACTGAGCGCCGGCCTGGCCGAGGTGATCAAGTACGGGCCGATCGCCGACGCCGGCTTCCTCGACTGGATCGAGGCCAACCTGGCGGCCCTGATGCGCCGCGACAAGGCGGCGCTGGCCCACGCGGTGCAGCGCTCCTGCGAGATCAAGGCGCAGGTGGTCGGCTGCGACGAGCGTGAGAGCGGGCTGCGCGCGATCCTGAACTTCGGCCATACCTTTGGCCACGCCATCGAGGCCGGCCTGGGCTACGGCGAGTGGCTGCACGGCGAGGCGGTGGGCTGCGGCATGGTGATGGCCGCCGACCTGTCGGCCCGCCTGGGCCTGATGCCGGCAGACTTCGTCGCGCGCCTGAAGCGGGTCTGCGAGCGCGCCGGCCTGCCGGTGCGTGCGCCTGCGCTCGGTGCCGAACGCTGGCTGGCGCTGATGGGGCTGGACAAGAAGGCCGAAGGCGGCGAGATCCGCTTCGTCGTCATCGACCGCCTGGGCAGCGCACGCATGCAGGCGGCGCCCGAGTCGATCGTGCGCGAGGTCATCGCGGCGCACGGCGGCGCCTGA